Below is a window of Deinococcus planocerae DNA.
TCGGCACCCTGCTGGGCATCATCCCGATTCTGGGCTTCCTGGTGGGCCTGCTGATCTCGGTCGCCATGATCTTTTACGGCTTCCTCGCGGTGGGGTCGAGCATGAACATCCACGACGCGGTCAAGGCCGGGGTCACGCTGATCCTCTCGGGCATCGCGTACTGGGCGGTGGGCGGCTTCCTGCTGGCGCTGATCCTCGCGCCGTTCACGCGCGGGTAACGGTCAGGGATGGAAAGGACGGGGCGGAGGCGGTGGCGGGCCCACCCTCTCCGCCCCTCCCCTTGGCCCCCTACTGCTCGCCGTAGACCCGCACCTCCACGTCGAGTTCCCCGCGCCCGCCGCCGTAGTAGGTGCCGCGCACGGGGGACACGTCGCTGTACTCTCGCCCGTGGCCGATCTTGACGTGGCGCTCGCGGGCGAGGCAGTTGTTGGTGGGGTCGTAGCCCAGCCAGCCGGAGCCCGGCAGGAAGCACTCGACCCAGGCGTGGGTCGCCTCCGCCCCCACCAGCTCGCCCCCCGAGTACAGGTAACCGCTCACGTACCGGCCCGGAATGCCCAGCCCCCGCACTACGCCGAGCATCGCGTGGGTGAAGTCCTGGCACACCCCGCGCCCGTGGGTGGCGAACTCGGCCAGCGGGGTGCTCACGGTCGTCGCCCGCGTGTCGTAGCGGAAGCGGCGGTAGAGCGAGGTGGTGAGGTCCATCAGGAAGCCGGGCAGGTCGTCGCCGGAATCGGGCGTGGCGACCCCGAAGACTGCCGCCCAGTTCCCGGCGGGCACGCGCGGGCTGGGAACGAGGAACTCGGTGTGCGGCCCGCACGCGCCCTGCAAGGCGGCGAACGGGATGGGCGGGGGCGGGGGGACGGGGTGGGTGTC
It encodes the following:
- a CDS encoding transglutaminase family protein, translating into MRCEIRHTTEYRYPKPAWDSFNEVRLHPSREARQSVRSFHLSVEPEAVVTSHKDYFGAIVHHVHVHEPHTTLRIEAQAIVDTHPVPPPPPIPFAALQGACGPHTEFLVPSPRVPAGNWAAVFGVATPDSGDDLPGFLMDLTTSLYRRFRYDTRATTVSTPLAEFATHGRGVCQDFTHAMLGVVRGLGIPGRYVSGYLYSGGELVGAEATHAWVECFLPGSGWLGYDPTNNCLARERHVKIGHGREYSDVSPVRGTYYGGGRGELDVEVRVYGEQ